A single Deinococcus sedimenti DNA region contains:
- a CDS encoding thioesterase family protein, which produces MHAIPEGFTQTLTVTVTDDMTVEFGELGRLHPVYATYWMARHFEEAGRKIILPFLEDGEGGIGTQVDVTHTASALPGMTVTVTATFDRMEGRRIVARMRAVNELGDEIGHGSTTQMVLPQSRIDAGFDTLRARWAERVDG; this is translated from the coding sequence ATGCACGCCATCCCTGAAGGTTTCACGCAGACCCTGACCGTGACCGTCACCGACGACATGACCGTCGAGTTCGGCGAGCTGGGCCGCCTGCACCCCGTGTACGCCACGTACTGGATGGCCAGGCACTTCGAGGAGGCCGGACGCAAGATCATCCTGCCGTTCCTGGAAGACGGTGAGGGTGGCATCGGGACGCAGGTGGACGTCACGCACACGGCGTCCGCGCTGCCCGGCATGACCGTCACCGTGACCGCCACCTTCGACCGGATGGAGGGCCGCCGGATCGTCGCCCGGATGCGCGCCGTGAACGAACTCGGCGACGAGATCGGCCACGGGAGTACCACGCAGATGGTCCTGCCGCAGTCGCGGATCGACGCGGGCTTCGACACGCTGCGCGCCCGCTGGGCGGAAAGGGTTGATGGGTGA
- a CDS encoding YihY/virulence factor BrkB family protein yields MRLKPADLFTLLREAFLAFGQDQAPRLAAAIAYYAIFSIAPMLLLGVVLAGRLISNVDVQAQLFGPGSLVAQNLGDSTAEFLRGLVNTDSLQKGSLIATLGAFVTLFLGATGLFVQLQGALNAMWGADPAPPQGFLHVLVTRVKSFVMILAIGLVLIVFLGLNTYLSAIAQGLGDTIGAGAFFVRLGTALLSMLFLTPVFAGIYKVLPDVKLEWREVWVGGAFTATLFTLGQLGIGLYLGQAAPGSVFAGAASLVVLLLWIYYSAMIFFFGAEVTWVYSQKFGTHAGGAANTAKKEALAAQGVDIDPTESAQERDAKDAAGAPIRDARGRVLGVPVPKLPRVLPRVPRRDEGRVLPTVRATLWNAVTAVLAVPAVIVLRLLGITGGRRR; encoded by the coding sequence ATGAGGCTCAAGCCTGCCGACCTGTTCACGCTGCTGCGCGAGGCGTTCCTGGCCTTCGGGCAGGACCAGGCCCCGCGACTGGCGGCGGCCATCGCCTACTACGCGATCTTCAGCATCGCGCCCATGCTGCTGCTGGGCGTGGTGCTCGCCGGGCGGCTGATCTCGAACGTGGACGTGCAGGCGCAGCTGTTCGGGCCGGGCAGTCTGGTCGCGCAGAACCTCGGGGACAGCACCGCCGAGTTCCTGCGGGGCCTCGTGAACACCGACTCTCTGCAGAAGGGCAGCCTGATCGCCACGCTGGGCGCGTTCGTGACGCTGTTCCTGGGGGCCACGGGACTGTTCGTGCAGCTTCAGGGCGCGCTGAACGCCATGTGGGGCGCGGATCCCGCCCCGCCGCAGGGCTTCCTGCACGTGCTGGTCACGCGCGTGAAGTCCTTCGTGATGATCCTCGCCATCGGGCTGGTGCTGATCGTGTTCCTGGGCCTGAACACGTACCTGTCGGCCATCGCGCAGGGATTGGGGGACACCATCGGGGCGGGGGCGTTCTTCGTGCGGCTGGGCACGGCGCTGCTGTCCATGCTGTTCCTGACGCCGGTGTTCGCCGGGATCTACAAGGTCCTGCCGGACGTGAAACTGGAGTGGCGGGAGGTCTGGGTGGGGGGCGCGTTCACGGCGACGCTGTTCACGCTGGGGCAGTTGGGCATCGGCCTGTACCTGGGTCAGGCGGCGCCGGGCAGCGTGTTCGCGGGCGCGGCGTCGCTGGTGGTGCTGCTGCTGTGGATCTACTACTCCGCGATGATCTTCTTCTTCGGCGCGGAGGTCACGTGGGTGTACTCGCAGAAGTTCGGCACGCACGCCGGGGGCGCCGCGAACACCGCGAAGAAGGAGGCGCTGGCCGCGCAGGGCGTGGACATCGACCCGACCGAGAGCGCGCAGGAACGCGACGCGAAGGACGCGGCGGGCGCGCCGATCCGGGACGCGCGCGGCCGGGTGCTGGGCGTACCCGTCCCGAAACTGCCCCGCGTCCTGCCACGCGTGCCACGCCGCGACGAGGGCCGCGTGCTGCCCACTGTCCGCGCCACCCTGTGGAACGCCGTGACAGCCGTGCTGGCGGTCCCGGCCGTGATCGTGCTGCGGCTGCTGGGCATCACCGGCGGACGGCGAAGGTAA
- the hisA gene encoding 1-(5-phosphoribosyl)-5-[(5-phosphoribosylamino)methylideneamino]imidazole-4-carboxamide isomerase, which yields MQEPLIIPCVDIQSGRAVRLFEGDPDRETVYFDSPLDAARHWVGLGAGLVHLVDLDAATGRGENRAVIAQITAELDVPVEVGGGIRSREAAEELLRLGVHRVVIGTAAVKQPELVRDLIAAHGPERVVVSLDARGLEVATHGWAQGSGVMVADLTPTLADAGLETLIFTDVTRDGTLRGLNRELMAQVRRLWTNTLIVGGGVANLDDVRLLREERIEGAIVGRAIYEGILPFPATLD from the coding sequence ATGCAAGAGCCGCTCATCATTCCCTGCGTGGACATCCAGTCCGGCCGCGCCGTGCGCCTGTTCGAGGGCGACCCCGACCGCGAGACCGTCTACTTCGACTCTCCCCTGGACGCCGCCCGCCACTGGGTCGGCCTGGGCGCGGGCCTCGTGCACCTCGTGGACCTGGACGCCGCCACGGGACGCGGCGAGAACCGCGCCGTGATCGCGCAGATCACCGCCGAGCTGGACGTGCCCGTGGAGGTGGGCGGCGGCATCCGCAGCCGCGAGGCCGCCGAGGAGCTGCTGCGCCTGGGCGTGCACCGCGTCGTGATCGGTACCGCCGCCGTCAAGCAACCCGAACTGGTGCGGGACCTGATCGCCGCGCACGGACCGGAACGCGTGGTCGTCAGCCTGGACGCACGCGGGCTGGAGGTCGCCACGCACGGCTGGGCGCAGGGCAGCGGCGTCATGGTCGCCGACCTGACCCCCACGCTGGCCGACGCGGGCCTGGAGACCCTGATCTTTACGGACGTCACCCGCGACGGCACGCTGCGCGGCCTGAACCGCGAGCTGATGGCGCAGGTCCGCCGTCTCTGGACGAATACCCTGATCGTGGGCGGCGGCGTCGCCAACCTGGACGACGTGCGACTGCTGCGCGAGGAGCGCATCGAGGGGGCCATCGTGGGCCGCGCCATCTACGAGGGCATCCTGCCGTTCCCTGCCACGCTGGACTGA
- a CDS encoding glycosyltransferase family 4 protein, which produces MRVGIVTATYLPSRNGVATSTALFARGLRERGHEVRIFAPRHPLMPAHEDGVYRLNSSFAGARALGAPADYPVMLAPGPLLTSRLPLRGLDVLHTMHPFLAGQLALKWARLSDAPVVYTAHTQYDQYLHYAPMPKRVGRAVLRPHVSAFARRVDAVLAPGRAMVDMLREYGFQGQVDLMPNPVDLAAFRAATGAAFREQYHVSPDAPLVVSLGRLAPEKNLDVLLRAFDRARASRPDLRLLVVGDGPSRAALEQAAPEGVTFTGPVPYERVPQALAAADVFLTASTSEVLPMSMIEALAAGAPLVAAQSPAALDLIQEGVNGTIRAATPEALAEGLLDTLIPERLPALQAGARASATQYDLTTRAAALEAVYEQVIRRKRR; this is translated from the coding sequence GTGCGCGTCGGGATTGTCACTGCGACCTACCTGCCGTCCCGGAACGGGGTGGCGACCAGCACGGCGCTGTTCGCGCGGGGCCTGCGCGAGCGTGGGCACGAGGTGCGGATCTTCGCGCCCCGCCACCCGCTGATGCCGGCACACGAGGACGGCGTGTACCGCCTGAACTCGTCCTTTGCGGGCGCACGGGCGCTGGGCGCCCCGGCGGACTACCCGGTCATGCTCGCGCCAGGGCCCCTGCTGACATCGCGGCTGCCGCTGCGCGGACTGGACGTGCTGCACACCATGCACCCGTTCCTGGCCGGGCAGCTGGCCCTGAAGTGGGCGCGGCTGTCGGATGCGCCCGTGGTGTACACGGCACACACGCAGTACGACCAGTACCTGCACTACGCGCCCATGCCCAAACGGGTTGGGCGCGCGGTGCTGCGCCCGCACGTGAGCGCCTTCGCGCGCCGCGTGGACGCGGTGCTCGCGCCGGGCCGCGCGATGGTGGACATGCTGCGCGAGTACGGCTTCCAGGGTCAGGTGGACCTGATGCCGAACCCGGTGGACCTCGCCGCGTTCCGCGCCGCGACGGGCGCCGCGTTCCGCGAGCAGTACCACGTCTCGCCGGACGCGCCGCTCGTCGTATCGCTGGGCCGACTGGCCCCCGAGAAGAACCTGGACGTCCTGCTGCGCGCCTTCGACCGCGCCCGCGCCAGCCGCCCGGACCTGCGCCTGCTGGTCGTCGGGGACGGCCCCAGCCGCGCCGCGCTGGAACAGGCGGCTCCCGAGGGCGTCACCTTCACCGGGCCGGTCCCCTACGAGCGGGTGCCACAGGCGCTGGCGGCCGCCGACGTGTTCCTCACCGCCAGCACCAGCGAGGTCCTGCCGATGAGCATGATCGAGGCCCTCGCGGCGGGCGCGCCGCTGGTCGCCGCGCAGAGTCCCGCCGCGCTGGACCTGATCCAGGAGGGCGTGAACGGCACCATCCGCGCCGCCACGCCCGAGGCGCTGGCGGAGGGCCTGCTGGACACACTGATCCCGGAACGGCTGCCCGCGCTGCAGGCGGGCGCGCGCGCCAGCGCCACGCAGTACGACCTGACCACCCGCGCCGCCGCGCTGGAAGCCGTGTACGAACAGGTCATCCGCCGCAAACGCCGGTAG
- a CDS encoding VC0807 family protein: MPVMTVAPTPAKRPRVPKTVWDLIFTLLIPIMILSPNILGSGISVAEQVFGGGTTGNVRAYLLAALIPVAYVLWDLLVNRNVSPVALIGGAGAIFSGALAFWYVDGFWYAIKDSARSYLVGLLFLISAATSVPLFRVFLDATSIGESPEHRAATQTAMRDPIVKRGLVQGTVVFAVVDLIGGVVNSVVNYQRVTAKFGTDDFNAQIAAVNAIMRVPSLIISLLGVAVAVWLLNRAVTARYGAGASLFEPGKLAERLRERGEPVT; encoded by the coding sequence ATGCCCGTCATGACCGTAGCCCCCACGCCCGCCAAACGCCCCCGCGTGCCCAAGACCGTCTGGGACCTGATCTTCACCCTGCTGATCCCCATCATGATCCTCAGCCCGAACATCCTCGGCAGCGGCATCAGCGTCGCCGAGCAGGTGTTCGGCGGCGGCACCACAGGCAACGTCCGCGCGTACCTCCTGGCCGCGCTGATCCCCGTCGCGTACGTCCTGTGGGACCTCCTCGTGAACCGCAACGTCAGCCCCGTCGCATTGATCGGCGGGGCAGGCGCGATCTTCAGCGGCGCGCTGGCCTTCTGGTACGTGGACGGCTTCTGGTACGCCATCAAGGACAGCGCCCGCTCGTATCTCGTGGGCCTGCTGTTCCTGATCAGCGCCGCCACCAGCGTCCCGCTGTTCCGCGTCTTTCTGGACGCCACCAGCATCGGCGAGAGCCCCGAACACCGCGCCGCCACCCAGACCGCCATGCGCGACCCCATCGTGAAACGCGGCCTGGTGCAGGGCACCGTCGTGTTCGCCGTGGTCGACCTGATCGGCGGCGTGGTGAACAGCGTCGTGAACTACCAGCGCGTCACCGCGAAGTTCGGTACCGACGACTTCAACGCCCAGATCGCCGCCGTGAACGCCATCATGCGCGTCCCGAGCCTGATCATCAGCCTCCTGGGCGTCGCGGTGGCCGTGTGGCTCCTGAACCGCGCCGTCACCGCCCGCTACGGCGCAGGCGCCAGCCTCTTCGAACCCGGCAAGCTGGCCGAACGCCTGCGCGAACGCGGCGAACCCGTCACCTGA
- the chrA gene encoding chromate efflux transporter, translating to MRALEVFTVFLRLGLSSFGGPVAHLGFFRAEFVGRRAWLSDAEYAELVAVANFLPGPSSSQVGLAVGLHRAGWVGAGAAWLGFTLPSALLMALLGGTLAGSAADGAGWVQGVKLAAVAVVAQAVAGMWSALVTDQVRAGLALGAAAALLVLPAWWPGAGGWGTLGVLGLCALIGWRVLSGAASGAGALRVPVSRRAGGALLALGAVLAATFAALSALGGGWALLWATFRAGALVFGGGHVVLPLLEPAFVPDLLPHGVFVAGYGAANAMPGPLFTFASYLGAAAAPALGLGAGVAALLGTLGIFLPGALLMLGALPFWSALSGRAGARAALAGVNAGVVGLLLAALYTPVFTGAVRGPADLAGALLAYAALTAGRVPAWVVVPVCAALGWALG from the coding sequence ATGCGCGCTCTGGAGGTCTTCACGGTGTTCCTGCGGCTGGGCCTGTCGAGTTTCGGGGGGCCGGTCGCACACCTGGGCTTCTTCCGCGCGGAGTTCGTAGGGCGGCGCGCGTGGCTGAGTGACGCGGAGTACGCGGAGCTGGTGGCGGTGGCGAACTTCCTGCCGGGGCCGAGCAGTTCGCAGGTGGGGCTGGCGGTGGGCCTGCACAGGGCGGGGTGGGTGGGGGCTGGCGCGGCGTGGCTGGGCTTCACGCTGCCCAGCGCGCTGCTCATGGCGCTGCTGGGCGGGACGCTGGCGGGCAGCGCGGCGGACGGGGCGGGATGGGTGCAGGGCGTGAAACTGGCGGCCGTGGCAGTCGTCGCGCAGGCGGTGGCGGGCATGTGGAGCGCGCTGGTGACGGACCAGGTGCGGGCGGGGCTGGCGCTGGGCGCGGCGGCGGCACTGCTGGTGCTGCCCGCGTGGTGGCCGGGCGCGGGCGGCTGGGGCACGCTGGGCGTGCTGGGGCTGTGCGCGCTGATCGGCTGGCGGGTGCTGAGCGGCGCGGCGTCCGGGGCGGGGGCGCTGCGCGTGCCGGTGTCGCGCCGGGCGGGGGGTGCGCTGCTGGCGCTGGGCGCGGTGCTGGCCGCCACCTTCGCGGCGCTGTCGGCGCTGGGGGGCGGCTGGGCGCTGCTGTGGGCGACGTTCCGGGCGGGCGCGCTGGTGTTCGGCGGGGGGCACGTGGTACTGCCGCTGCTGGAACCCGCGTTCGTGCCGGATCTGCTGCCGCACGGGGTGTTCGTGGCGGGGTACGGCGCGGCGAACGCCATGCCGGGGCCGCTGTTCACGTTCGCGTCGTACCTGGGGGCCGCCGCCGCGCCCGCCCTGGGCCTGGGGGCGGGCGTGGCGGCGCTGCTGGGCACGCTGGGGATCTTCCTGCCGGGCGCGCTGCTGATGCTGGGCGCGCTGCCGTTCTGGTCCGCGCTGAGTGGCCGCGCAGGCGCGCGGGCGGCGCTGGCGGGCGTGAACGCGGGCGTGGTGGGCCTGCTGCTGGCGGCGCTGTACACGCCGGTGTTCACGGGCGCGGTGCGCGGCCCGGCCGACCTGGCGGGCGCGCTGCTGGCGTACGCGGCGCTGACGGCGGGGCGGGTGCCCGCGTGGGTGGTCGTGCCGGTCTGCGCGGCGCTGGGCTGGGCACTGGGCTGA
- a CDS encoding (2Fe-2S)-binding protein, giving the protein MQLTVNGQRREVAHPDEMLVWVLRDELGLTGTHYGCGIGACGSCTVLVGGQVTRACLTPASAAAGREVTTVEGLARGERLHPVQQAFLENPLQCGWCLPGHLMSAAALLDRTPDPTPAQIEEAAGINLCRCGGYNAIRRAVARAAELKRGGL; this is encoded by the coding sequence GTGCAACTGACCGTGAACGGCCAGCGCCGCGAGGTCGCGCACCCCGACGAGATGCTGGTGTGGGTGCTGCGCGACGAACTGGGCCTGACCGGCACGCACTACGGCTGCGGGATCGGCGCGTGCGGCAGCTGCACGGTCCTGGTCGGCGGGCAGGTCACCCGCGCGTGCCTGACCCCGGCGAGCGCGGCGGCAGGACGCGAGGTCACGACCGTCGAGGGCCTCGCGCGCGGCGAGCGGCTGCATCCGGTGCAGCAGGCGTTCCTGGAAAATCCGTTGCAGTGCGGGTGGTGCCTGCCCGGGCACCTGATGTCGGCGGCGGCCCTGCTGGACCGCACGCCGGACCCCACGCCCGCGCAGATCGAGGAGGCGGCGGGCATCAACCTGTGCCGCTGCGGCGGGTACAACGCGATCCGCCGGGCGGTCGCCCGCGCAGCAGAGTTGAAACGAGGGGGCCTGTGA
- a CDS encoding xanthine dehydrogenase family protein molybdopterin-binding subunit: MKPVTRRRVLIGLGSGAGVLIVGAPLALNAGRPALVEFIEENGTGPQDAPRDPDLWFEVTPAGVTFFVPKVEMGQGIHTALAQIAAEELEVTPEQLTVRQADTARGYAGGTMFTFGSTSVKALYRPLREAAATLRELLREEAARQLGVPAARLTAAGGSFFVAGSRERIGYAQVVAGKQGEWVIPEAAPVLKARRDFKRIGRAMPRTDFRDKVLGTATYGYDARLPGMLFGAVARPPRFGARLVSASAGAAGRQPGVERVVIDLKAGFAGVVARTRTQARAALSSLDLRWEGGTTASSADLDAQIQAGSGSVLRRRGNVRAALDGGTVVRAEYRTPLAAHAHLEPLAALADVKAGGRIEVWASTQYPQKIVDDLRGVFGKDREVLVHPTQLGGGFGRKAGQHAALEAARLSAAVGKPVHVGWTREEDLQHAFYRPPTHHVLRGSVGADGRVRGVEQFTAGGDIIWGQTGLPEFVRDALGFDPGGLLGQFLPYDLPAYRVVNRREALPVPTGYWRGLGVLPNTFALESFMDELAHAARVDPLAFRLRHLGSSGDEGRLRTVLDRAARAAGWGTPVAAGRARGVACCLDLNTASALVAEVSVDGGRVRVHRVTVAVDPGLVVNPDGARLQIQGSVMMALSSALHEELTIQDGRVVESNFDRYRLLPLRDAPEVEVILIESGEDPQGLGEPVMGPAAAAVANAVFTLTGQRLRTLPLRPGS, encoded by the coding sequence GTGAAGCCCGTCACGCGCCGCCGGGTCCTGATCGGCCTGGGCAGCGGCGCGGGGGTGCTGATCGTGGGGGCGCCGCTGGCGCTGAACGCGGGCCGTCCGGCGCTCGTGGAGTTCATCGAGGAGAACGGTACGGGGCCGCAGGACGCGCCGCGCGACCCGGACCTGTGGTTCGAGGTGACGCCCGCCGGGGTGACGTTCTTCGTCCCGAAGGTCGAGATGGGGCAGGGCATTCACACGGCGCTGGCGCAGATCGCGGCGGAGGAGCTGGAGGTCACGCCGGAGCAGCTGACGGTGCGGCAGGCGGACACGGCGCGCGGCTACGCGGGCGGCACGATGTTCACGTTCGGTTCGACCAGCGTGAAGGCCCTGTACCGCCCGCTGCGCGAGGCGGCGGCGACCCTGCGCGAACTCCTGCGGGAGGAGGCGGCGCGGCAGCTGGGCGTTCCGGCGGCGCGGTTGACGGCGGCCGGTGGGTCGTTCTTCGTGGCGGGTTCGCGCGAGCGCATCGGGTACGCGCAGGTCGTGGCGGGCAAGCAGGGCGAGTGGGTGATTCCGGAGGCCGCGCCCGTGCTGAAGGCGCGGCGGGACTTCAAACGGATCGGGCGGGCCATGCCGCGCACGGACTTCCGGGACAAGGTGCTCGGCACGGCGACGTACGGGTACGACGCGCGTCTGCCGGGCATGCTGTTCGGCGCGGTGGCGCGCCCGCCGCGGTTCGGGGCGCGGCTGGTGTCGGCGTCGGCGGGCGCGGCGGGACGGCAGCCGGGCGTGGAGCGGGTCGTGATCGACCTGAAGGCGGGCTTCGCGGGTGTGGTCGCACGGACGCGCACGCAGGCCCGCGCGGCGCTATCTTCCCTGGACCTGCGCTGGGAGGGCGGCACGACCGCCAGCAGCGCCGATCTGGACGCGCAGATTCAGGCAGGGTCGGGGTCGGTGCTGCGGCGGCGCGGGAACGTCCGCGCGGCCCTGGATGGGGGGACGGTGGTGCGGGCCGAGTACCGCACGCCACTGGCCGCGCACGCGCACCTGGAACCCCTGGCGGCCCTGGCGGACGTGAAAGCGGGCGGGCGGATCGAGGTGTGGGCGTCCACGCAGTACCCGCAGAAGATCGTCGACGACCTGCGCGGCGTGTTCGGCAAGGACCGCGAGGTCCTCGTGCACCCGACGCAGCTGGGCGGGGGCTTCGGGCGCAAGGCGGGGCAGCACGCGGCGCTGGAGGCCGCGCGGCTCTCGGCGGCGGTCGGGAAGCCCGTGCATGTCGGCTGGACGCGCGAGGAGGACCTGCAGCACGCCTTCTACCGCCCGCCGACCCATCACGTCCTGCGCGGCAGTGTGGGCGCGGACGGGCGGGTGCGGGGCGTGGAGCAGTTCACGGCGGGCGGCGACATCATCTGGGGGCAGACGGGCCTGCCGGAATTCGTGCGGGACGCACTGGGGTTCGATCCGGGCGGCCTGCTGGGGCAGTTCCTGCCGTACGACCTTCCGGCGTACCGGGTCGTGAACCGCCGCGAGGCGCTGCCCGTCCCGACCGGGTACTGGCGCGGCCTGGGCGTCCTGCCGAACACGTTCGCGCTGGAGAGCTTCATGGACGAACTCGCGCACGCCGCGCGGGTGGACCCCCTGGCGTTCCGACTGCGGCACCTGGGAAGCAGCGGGGACGAGGGTCGCCTGCGGACCGTGCTGGACCGCGCCGCGCGGGCGGCCGGGTGGGGCACGCCCGTCGCGGCGGGCCGGGCGCGCGGCGTGGCGTGCTGCCTGGACCTGAACACCGCCTCGGCGCTGGTGGCGGAGGTCTCGGTGGACGGCGGACGGGTGCGGGTGCACCGCGTGACGGTCGCCGTGGACCCCGGACTGGTCGTGAACCCGGACGGCGCGCGGCTGCAGATCCAGGGGTCGGTGATGATGGCCCTGAGTTCCGCGCTGCACGAGGAACTGACCATTCAGGACGGGCGGGTGGTCGAGTCGAACTTCGACCGGTACCGCCTCCTGCCCCTGCGGGACGCGCCGGAGGTCGAGGTGATCCTGATCGAGAGCGGCGAGGACCCGCAGGGCCTGGGCGAACCCGTGATGGGCCCGGCGGCGGCCGCCGTGGCGAACGCGGTGTTCACCCTGACCGGCCAGCGCCTGCGGACCCTGCCCCTGCGCCCCGGAAGCTGA
- a CDS encoding DinB family protein yields MTKPLLDPAALAPMGATPEDVRARLDRELDLFHAHLRTRADDWTRTQPGRDWSPAQEAEHVLKINDSIARGVGLLLSERELRPMPQMPGELTPDGRRVAPPHTQPGAAGLAWDDLDATWTQSRAGLSTVTGALRATPGRTLWHPFFGELDALDWTRMVATHLYQHRKALERSAQPQSLQEPNTP; encoded by the coding sequence ATGACCAAACCGCTGCTGGACCCGGCCGCCCTGGCCCCCATGGGCGCCACGCCCGAGGACGTCCGCGCCCGTCTGGACCGCGAACTCGACCTGTTCCACGCGCACCTGCGCACCCGCGCAGACGACTGGACCCGCACCCAGCCGGGCCGCGACTGGAGCCCCGCGCAGGAGGCCGAGCACGTCCTGAAGATCAACGATTCCATCGCGCGCGGCGTCGGCCTGCTGCTGTCCGAACGTGAACTGCGCCCCATGCCGCAGATGCCCGGTGAACTCACGCCCGACGGTCGCCGCGTCGCCCCGCCCCACACCCAGCCCGGCGCTGCGGGCCTCGCGTGGGACGACCTGGACGCCACCTGGACGCAGAGCCGCGCGGGCCTGAGCACCGTCACGGGCGCGCTGCGCGCCACGCCGGGCCGGACCCTGTGGCACCCGTTCTTCGGGGAGCTGGACGCGCTCGACTGGACGCGCATGGTCGCCACGCACCTGTACCAGCACCGCAAGGCCCTGGAACGGAGTGCCCAGCCGCAGAGCCTTCAGGAGCCGAACACCCCGTGA